A DNA window from Oncorhynchus tshawytscha isolate Ot180627B linkage group LG13, Otsh_v2.0, whole genome shotgun sequence contains the following coding sequences:
- the ahdc1 gene encoding proteoglycan 4, which produces MSRLSGRLRSGGGGRVGCDGRAVVEEQGCEGSRVAFEGERAVGVQEEVTVEPSAEAGAQETLELLPSPSPPSLSNGLHLHRRPVLGTRRRRQTETHTLNDAPTHTPGQTFIGMQTHKDIQMQTPAETCMDAHTHTSAHRQMDAHTHLDSAGPEQPRTDSSPETHTRSPQRQVLLPLNHSACTNQQAAFSPCSPAPSRSANRDMPQAISPAPNISSTPLDLSKPSRATGPNPPGLSPIGPACPDLSTIGPAPVDPSPVPVEGERKYALRSSGRPRFPCQLRKSSRIRRCTEDGERRGGRESEREEEEEEEKERVSVHVKVERPTVEECLSAAFKPAASKPAASPAPVPVAPLPSTHPSSRPSSHSAPRPSPKPQHRTSTKPQPKSSTVAKPKSQPRPSMKASPKPLPRSATNPRPATNPLPRPLTNTVPRPVVKKEEPGELDPLTKRKRRFVGVRRIVVKVARIPVNLSRRQKSYKISSMETVEKGGAGSDGRLEGAEGGTAVVREPTALLRMKNNGKSVMVMFPPGELPVILKRRRGRPPKQVVPGTPDKTTGGNGEPKKPRRRRRAKLPSPQPSYVNDTNDVKTEYGDVLSKLAFLNRQPPATGRCSPPRCWTPSEPDSFHTPSDNPGISALLHRLTGFRRRGGRGGGVGGRGGGAGGGAGGAGGEGFKSSFSDFFETIGKKRKVTPALSEPGLLKKRGKGGGGRGGGAAGGDGGWG; this is translated from the exons ATGAGCCGCCTGTCTGGACGCCTGCGGTCGGGGggagggggtagggtagggtgcGACGGCAGGGCCGTAGTGGAGGAGCAGGGGTGCGAGGGGTCGCGGGTGGCGTTTGAGGGGGAaagggctgtaggtgtacaggaGGAGGTCACAGTGGAACCCAGCGCTGAGGCTGGAGCTCAGGAGACCCTTGAACTTTtaccctccccctcacccccctccctGTCTAACGGTCTTCACCTGCACAGGAGGCCTGTCCTTGGAACACGCAGAcggaggcagacagagacacacacactcaacgacgctccaacacacacacctggacagACCTTCATAGGCATGCAGACACACAAGGACATCCAAATGCAGACACCTGCAGAGACGTGCAtggacgctcacacacacacaagtgctcACAGACAAATGGATGCTCACACACACTTGGACTCTGCCGGTCCAGAGCAGCCCAGAACTGACTcatcaccagagacacacaccagaTCACCTCAGCGACAGGTCCTCCTGCCTCTCAATCATTCAGCCTGCACCAATCAGCAAGCTGCTTTCTCTCCCTGCAGCCCCGCTCCTTCACGCTCTGCAAACAGAGACATGCCCCAAGCCATTAGCCCTGCCCCTAATATTAGTTCAACACCTCTAGATCTCTCTAAACCCTCAAGAGCTACTGGTCCAAATCCTCCAGGCCTTTCTCCTATCGGTCCAGCCTGTCCAGACCTTTCTACTATTGGTCCAGCCCCTGTAGACCCCTCCCCTGTACCTGTCGAAGGTGAGAGAAAGTATGCACTTCGTAGCTCCGGTCGACCTCGCTTTCCCTGCCAGCTACGCAAGTCTTCCCGCATCCGCCGATGcactgaggatggagagaggaggggagggagggagagtgagagggaggaggaagaggaagaggagaaagagagggtgagtgtACATGTGAAGGTAGAGCGCCCCACAGTGGAGGAGTGTCTATCTGCAGCCTTCAAGCCTGCAGCCTCCAAGCCTGCAGCCTCACCTGCACCAGTACCTGTAGCACCACTCCCCTCAACACACCCCTCATCACGCCCCTCCTCTCACTCCGCCCCCCGGCCATCGCCCAAACCCCAACATAGAACTTCAACCAAACCCCAACCCAAATCTTCAACCGTTGCCAAACCAAAATCCCAACCCAGACCATCAATGAAAGCCTCACCCAAACCTTTGCCCAGATCAGCTACCAATCCCAGACCAGCAACCAATCCCTTGCCTCGTCCATTGACCAATACAGTGCCCCGGCCGGTAGTGAAGAAGGAGGAGCCTGGTGAACTAGATCCCCTCACCAAACGGAAACGCCGGTTTGTTGGT GTGAGGCGTATCGTGGTGAAGGTAGCTCGTATCCCAGTCAACCTCAGCCGACGCCAGAAGAGCTACAAGATTTCCTCCATGGAGACAGTTGAGAAGGGCGGGGCAGGTAGTGATGGCAGGTTGGAAGGAGCCGAGGGGGGGACAGCGGTAGTCCGAGAGCCGACTGCGCTCCTCCGTATGAAGAACAACGGGAAGAGTGTGATGGTCATGTTCCCGCCTGGAGAACTTCCTGTGATCCTGAAACGTCGCCGTGGCCGACCTCCCAAACAGGTTGTACCTGGAACGCCGGATAAAACCACCGGTGGGAATGGTGAGCCCAAGAAACCTCGTCGGCGCCGGCGGGCCAAGCTCCCGTCTCCGCAACCGTCGTACGTGAATGACACCAACGACGTGAAGACGGAGTACGGAGACGTTCTGTCCAAACTGGCATTCCTCAACCGCCAACCGCCGGCCACTGGCCGCTGCTCCCCACCACGCTGCTGGACACCCAGCGAACCGGACAGCTTTCACACGCCGTCCGACAACCCTGGGATCTCCGCCCTGCTCCACCGACTCACAGGGTTCAGACgcaggggaggcagggggggAGGTGTTggaggcaggggaggaggagcagggggaggagcaggaggagccggCGGAGAGGGCTTCAAGAGCTCCTTCAGTGACTTTTTTGAGACGATCGGGAAGAAAAGGAAAGTGACCCCCGCTCTGTCAGAACCAGGGTTACTCAAGAAACGTGGGAAGggtgggggaggcaggggaggaggggCTGCAGGGGGAGATGGGGGTTGGGGGTGA